From Bacteroidota bacterium, a single genomic window includes:
- a CDS encoding NADH-quinone oxidoreductase subunit H, translating into MICFVMILFVSLIFSGIIIRTKSIVSGRKGPGIFQPMKDIFRLWKKGAVYSKTSSIIFQIAPSIYFASVLSAILVIPFGSHKGIISFDGDFLFFAYVLALGKFFMIISSLDTGSSFSGMGASREALYSMLAEPAFFILIGCFALMTGHTSFSDFFASLHFGSYISYAIGALAAYLLVMFAMIENSRMPVDDPKTHLELTMIHEVMILDNSGFDLGLIFYTGNLKFAMYGALIANFFFGGLSVYVDIIIFIAVQLFFAVIIGLIESFMARFRMNHNPQFIFTLSSVALLIFIGILLIKNNLI; encoded by the coding sequence ATGATTTGTTTTGTAATGATACTTTTTGTCAGTTTGATTTTTTCAGGAATCATCATCCGAACCAAAAGCATTGTTTCGGGCAGAAAAGGTCCGGGAATTTTCCAGCCGATGAAAGATATTTTCAGGTTATGGAAAAAAGGAGCTGTGTATAGCAAAACTTCCAGCATTATTTTTCAAATCGCTCCCAGCATTTATTTTGCTTCAGTTCTCTCTGCAATTCTTGTGATTCCTTTCGGCAGTCACAAAGGCATTATTTCTTTTGATGGCGACTTTTTATTTTTCGCTTATGTTCTCGCCTTAGGAAAATTTTTCATGATAATTTCTTCTCTCGACACCGGTAGCAGTTTTTCAGGAATGGGAGCTAGCCGCGAGGCATTGTATTCCATGCTCGCGGAGCCGGCATTTTTCATTCTCATCGGTTGTTTTGCGCTGATGACGGGACATACTTCTTTCAGCGATTTCTTTGCTTCACTTCATTTCGGTTCATACATCTCTTATGCAATCGGTGCGCTGGCGGCTTACCTGCTGGTAATGTTCGCGATGATTGAAAACAGCCGAATGCCCGTGGATGACCCGAAAACACATCTTGAACTCACCATGATTCACGAAGTGATGATTCTCGACAACAGCGGATTTGATCTTGGATTGATTTTTTATACGGGCAATTTAAAATTTGCAATGTACGGGGCGCTCATCGCAAACTTTTTCTTCGGAGGTCTTTCGGTTTATGTTGACATAATAATATTTATTGCTGTGCAACTATTTTTCGCTGTTATTATCGGCCTGATAGAATCATTCATGGCTCGTTTCAGAATGAATCATAATCCGCAGTTCATTTTTACGTTGTCGTCTGTAGCACTTCTGATTTTTATTGGGATTCTGTTAATAAAAAATAATCTCATATGA
- a CDS encoding dihydrofolate reductase: MKLIQLFALITAIVSLSSCGNNGEKKSSEGTNKDSVAVVPDTFKYQTDQFADIRVLRYKIPGFEELSPKQKELLYYLTEAALAGKDIIWDQNYKYNLTVRKTLETIVSSYKGDKNTDDWKKFMVYAKRVWFSNGIHHHYASNKILPEISADYFSDLVKNSDASALPVNQGENVDAFIKRITPIIFDPKVAPKRVNLDSKMDLVSSSATNFYEGVNEKEVTAFYKAMNKPDDKTPVSYGLNSKVVKENGKLVEKVWKVGGMYSAALEKIVYWLEKASVVAENGAQKKALDLLIEYYKTGDLKKFDEYSIAWVADTESAIDVVNGYIEVYGDPLGRKGSYESTVSVKDMEASKRIAAIGGQAQWFEDNSTLMPDHKKKNVKGISAKVITVVQETGDAAPTTPIGINLPNANWIRQEHGSKSVSLGNIVYAYEKAKSPGLINEFYIKEDMNKRVKEFGALAGALHTDMHEVIGHASGQINPGVGDPSETLKNYANALEEGRADLVALYYILDNKLIDIGVMPSLECGKAEYDNYITNGLMVQLARLKPGEQIEEAHMRNRQMIAGWAYEKGKKDNVIERKKTDDGRTYFVINDYDKLRTLFGELLKEVQRVKSEGDYEAGKNLIENYGVKVDEELHKEVLDRYNKVGIAPYAGFIQPKLVPVMEGDKIVDVKVEYPSDFVEQMLEFGKKYALLPTVN; encoded by the coding sequence ATGAAACTCATTCAACTCTTTGCTCTCATTACAGCCATCGTTTCATTATCTTCCTGCGGAAATAACGGGGAGAAAAAATCTTCCGAAGGAACAAATAAAGATTCTGTTGCTGTTGTTCCTGACACTTTTAAATATCAAACCGACCAGTTTGCTGATATACGTGTTTTGAGATATAAAATTCCGGGCTTTGAAGAGTTATCACCCAAACAAAAAGAACTTCTTTATTATCTGACAGAAGCTGCTCTTGCAGGGAAAGATATTATCTGGGATCAGAATTATAAATACAACCTCACGGTGAGAAAAACTTTGGAGACCATTGTTTCTTCTTACAAAGGCGATAAAAATACTGACGACTGGAAAAAATTTATGGTGTATGCCAAGCGCGTGTGGTTCTCCAACGGAATTCATCATCACTATGCCAGCAACAAAATTCTTCCGGAAATTTCTGCAGACTATTTTTCAGATTTAGTTAAGAATTCAGATGCCTCGGCTCTTCCCGTGAATCAAGGGGAGAATGTAGATGCATTCATTAAGCGCATCACTCCTATCATCTTCGACCCGAAAGTTGCCCCTAAAAGAGTAAACCTCGATTCGAAAATGGATTTGGTTTCGTCTTCCGCTACTAATTTCTATGAAGGTGTGAATGAGAAAGAGGTGACTGCTTTCTACAAAGCAATGAACAAGCCCGATGATAAAACTCCTGTTTCTTACGGGCTGAATTCAAAAGTGGTGAAAGAAAACGGAAAGCTGGTGGAAAAAGTCTGGAAGGTTGGCGGAATGTATTCGGCTGCGCTGGAAAAAATTGTTTACTGGCTGGAAAAAGCAAGTGTCGTTGCTGAAAATGGCGCGCAGAAAAAAGCGCTCGACCTTCTGATTGAATATTACAAAACCGGAGACCTGAAAAAGTTTGATGAATACAGTATTGCATGGGTAGCTGATACTGAATCTGCCATTGATGTGGTGAACGGATACATTGAAGTGTATGGCGATCCTCTGGGAAGAAAAGGAAGTTACGAGTCAACCGTTTCAGTGAAAGACATGGAAGCGAGCAAGCGCATTGCTGCCATTGGCGGTCAGGCGCAATGGTTTGAAGATAATTCTACTCTCATGCCGGATCATAAAAAGAAGAACGTGAAAGGAATTTCAGCAAAGGTGATTACAGTTGTTCAGGAAACGGGTGATGCCGCTCCCACTACTCCCATCGGAATTAATCTTCCGAATGCCAACTGGATTCGCCAGGAGCACGGATCAAAATCTGTCAGCCTGGGAAATATTGTTTACGCTTATGAAAAAGCAAAATCTCCAGGACTCATCAACGAGTTTTATATTAAAGAAGACATGAACAAGCGTGTGAAAGAGTTTGGCGCTCTTGCCGGGGCACTTCACACGGATATGCACGAAGTGATCGGTCACGCATCAGGACAAATTAATCCCGGAGTTGGCGATCCAAGTGAAACATTGAAAAACTATGCGAATGCACTGGAAGAAGGAAGAGCCGACTTAGTTGCCCTCTATTATATTTTAGATAATAAGCTAATTGACATTGGCGTGATGCCTTCGCTGGAATGCGGAAAAGCTGAATACGATAATTACATCACCAACGGCTTGATGGTGCAACTCGCCCGCCTGAAACCGGGAGAGCAGATTGAAGAAGCTCATATGCGCAATCGCCAGATGATTGCCGGATGGGCATATGAAAAAGGGAAAAAAGATAACGTGATCGAACGCAAGAAAACTGATGACGGCAGAACTTATTTTGTAATTAATGATTATGATAAGCTTCGCACGCTCTTTGGAGAACTTTTAAAAGAAGTTCAGCGCGTGAAATCAGAAGGTGATTATGAAGCAGGAAAAAATCTTATTGAAAATTACGGAGTGAAAGTTGACGAAGAGTTGCATAAAGAAGTTTTAGATAGATACAATAAAGTCGGAATCGCTCCATACGCAGGATTCATTCAGCCGAAATTAGTCCCTGTGATGGAGGGAGATAAAATTGTGGATGTGAAAGTTGAATATCCTTCTGACTTTGTGGAACAGATGCTGGAGTTTGGAAAGAAATATGCGCTTCTGCCGACAGTGAATTAA
- a CDS encoding enoyl-CoA hydratase/isomerase family protein, with protein MKNGKVESSIKNGIATVTFFHPQSNSLPGTILRKLADEITSAGNNSEAKVIILKSEGEKAFCGGASFDELIEIKNFEEGKKFFSGFSLVINALRKAPKFVIVRVHGKTVGGGVGLASAGDYTLAIKDASVRLSELALGIGPFVVGPAVERKVGTAAFAALTINPTEWKTAEWAREKGLYADIFPSIEELDKAVQSLAEKLSQSSSEAMTQLKKVMWEGTENWDTLLMERAEMSGRLVLSDFTKKYIEKFRAHP; from the coding sequence ATGAAAAATGGAAAAGTAGAGTCATCAATCAAGAACGGAATTGCCACTGTCACATTTTTTCATCCTCAAAGCAATTCTTTACCGGGAACAATTCTTAGAAAATTAGCAGACGAAATTACTTCTGCCGGAAATAATTCGGAAGCGAAAGTTATTATTCTGAAAAGCGAAGGTGAAAAAGCATTTTGCGGAGGTGCTTCGTTTGACGAGTTAATTGAAATTAAAAATTTTGAAGAAGGAAAAAAATTCTTCTCAGGATTTTCTTTAGTCATTAACGCACTTCGTAAAGCTCCGAAGTTTGTGATAGTACGCGTGCATGGAAAAACTGTTGGCGGTGGTGTTGGACTTGCTTCCGCTGGCGATTATACGCTGGCAATAAAAGACGCTTCTGTCCGCCTGAGCGAACTTGCTTTGGGGATTGGTCCGTTTGTAGTGGGTCCTGCTGTGGAAAGAAAAGTAGGAACTGCTGCATTCGCTGCGTTGACAATAAACCCCACTGAATGGAAAACCGCTGAATGGGCTCGTGAAAAAGGTTTGTACGCTGATATTTTTCCTTCCATTGAAGAATTAGATAAAGCAGTTCAATCGCTTGCTGAGAAACTTTCGCAAAGCAGTTCAGAGGCAATGACGCAATTGAAAAAAGTTATGTGGGAAGGAACGGAAAACTGGGATACACTTCTCATGGAACGCGCTGAAATGAGCGGAAGACTTGTTCTTTCCGATTTCACAAAGAAGTATATTGAAAAATTCAGAGCCCACCCCTGA
- the paaB gene encoding 1,2-phenylacetyl-CoA epoxidase subunit B: protein MANTKDSQGQLWEVFVQKKPGLPYVHCGNLHAFDKEMALQNARDVYTRRSEGTAIWVVPSSAIVASSPEDIGPFFEPANDKVFRHPTFYKLPEEIKHM, encoded by the coding sequence ATGGCAAATACAAAAGACAGCCAAGGACAACTTTGGGAGGTTTTCGTGCAAAAAAAACCAGGACTCCCCTATGTTCACTGCGGAAACCTTCACGCATTCGACAAGGAAATGGCTTTGCAAAATGCACGCGATGTATATACGCGCAGAAGCGAAGGCACTGCTATATGGGTTGTTCCCTCTTCAGCAATTGTTGCAAGTTCTCCAGAAGATATCGGTCCTTTCTTTGAACCTGCAAATGATAAAGTGTTTCGCCATCCTACTTTTTATAAACTGCCGGAAGAAATTAAACATATGTAA
- the paaC gene encoding phenylacetate-CoA oxygenase subunit PaaC, whose product MTTQEALFNYLLRLGDTSLILAQRNAEWCGHGPFLEEDLALTNISLDLLGQANSILLYAGTVECKGRSEDDLAFHRTEREYYNTLLTEQSNGDYAKTILRQFLCDAFDFYFYSELVKSKDETLSAIAAKSIKEITYHLRHTSSWVERLGDGTEESHTRMQNALDELWRFTGEMFEMNEVDSVLIKEGIAVDLKSVQPKWESKVKEILERATLKIPANAFMQRGSRDAKHTEHLGFILAEMQSLPRSLPDAKW is encoded by the coding sequence ATGACAACACAAGAAGCACTTTTCAATTATTTACTAAGACTTGGAGACACAAGTTTGATTCTCGCCCAACGCAATGCTGAATGGTGCGGGCACGGTCCGTTTCTTGAAGAAGATTTAGCGCTTACAAATATTTCCCTTGACTTGCTCGGGCAGGCAAATTCAATTCTGCTTTACGCAGGAACAGTGGAATGCAAAGGAAGAAGCGAAGATGATCTGGCGTTTCATCGCACAGAAAGAGAATATTACAATACGCTCTTGACTGAACAGTCGAACGGAGATTATGCAAAAACAATTCTCCGTCAGTTTTTGTGTGATGCATTTGATTTTTATTTTTATTCTGAACTGGTAAAAAGCAAGGATGAAACACTTTCTGCAATTGCTGCTAAGTCAATAAAAGAAATCACCTATCACTTACGCCACACCTCTTCATGGGTTGAACGATTAGGTGATGGCACGGAAGAAAGCCACACACGAATGCAAAACGCGCTTGATGAACTCTGGAGATTCACCGGGGAAATGTTTGAGATGAATGAAGTGGATTCTGTTTTGATTAAAGAAGGAATCGCAGTTGATTTGAAATCCGTTCAGCCAAAATGGGAAAGCAAAGTGAAAGAAATTCTGGAGCGTGCTACGTTGAAAATACCTGCGAATGCTTTTATGCAGAGAGGAAGTCGTGATGCAAAACATACGGAGCATTTAGGTTTCATTCTTGCTGAGATGCAATCGTTGCCTCGGTCACTTCCTGATGCAAAATGGTAA
- the paaA gene encoding 1,2-phenylacetyl-CoA epoxidase subunit A — protein sequence MDASQFENNFESKLSRNENIEPKDWMPEIYRKHLIRQVSQHAHSEIVGMLPEGNWITRAPSLRAKMVLTAKVQDEGGHGLYLYTAAESLNISREELLNQLHTGKAKYSSIFNYPTLSWADIGAIGWLVDGAAIMNQVMLQRTSYGPYARAMVRICKEESFHQRQGYEIMCKLSAGTKEQKEMAQDAVNRFWWPTLMMFGPPDAESSNSENAIKWKIKRESNDQLRQRFVNQTVPQADIIGLKIPDKNLKWNDTKQGYDFSEPDWKEFQNVIHGNGPCNKERLGARVQAHENGRWVREAAMAFAEKKKQKVAA from the coding sequence ATGGACGCTTCACAATTTGAAAATAATTTCGAAAGCAAACTTTCGCGCAATGAAAACATTGAGCCCAAGGATTGGATGCCTGAGATTTACCGCAAGCACCTCATCCGTCAGGTTTCCCAGCATGCTCATTCTGAAATTGTGGGCATGTTACCCGAAGGAAACTGGATTACGCGTGCTCCGAGTTTGCGTGCAAAAATGGTTCTCACTGCAAAAGTTCAGGATGAAGGAGGACACGGATTGTATCTGTACACAGCTGCTGAGTCGCTAAATATTTCCCGCGAAGAACTTCTTAATCAACTTCACACGGGCAAAGCAAAATATTCTTCCATCTTTAATTATCCTACTTTATCGTGGGCAGATATTGGCGCAATCGGATGGTTGGTGGATGGCGCTGCGATTATGAATCAGGTGATGTTACAAAGAACTTCTTACGGCCCGTATGCGCGGGCTATGGTTCGCATTTGCAAGGAAGAAAGTTTTCATCAGCGACAGGGATATGAAATTATGTGCAAGCTTTCTGCAGGAACAAAAGAGCAAAAAGAAATGGCGCAGGATGCAGTTAACCGTTTCTGGTGGCCTACGCTGATGATGTTTGGCCCGCCCGATGCTGAGTCATCTAATTCTGAAAATGCAATCAAGTGGAAAATAAAACGCGAGAGCAACGATCAGTTACGGCAGCGTTTCGTGAATCAAACTGTTCCACAGGCGGATATTATCGGATTGAAAATTCCTGACAAAAATTTAAAATGGAATGATACAAAACAAGGGTATGATTTCTCTGAACCCGACTGGAAAGAATTTCAGAATGTGATTCACGGAAACGGTCCCTGCAATAAAGAAAGATTAGGCGCACGCGTACAAGCCCACGAAAACGGAAGATGGGTTCGTGAAGCAGCTATGGCGTTTGCAGAAAAGAAAAAACAAAAAGTAGCAGCGTAA
- a CDS encoding tungsten formylmethanofuran dehydrogenase produces MPESQTNNKRKISSDPPAERAGIPEEILLRAFELMCTAKSMTEIYEKNSQFTSKYVHATSRGHEAVQLALGLQLKPQDWLSAYYRDDSILLAIGMTPYELMLQLMAKRDDPFSGGRTYYSHPSLKRDDMPKIPHQSSATGMQAIPTTGVAMGIQYIEKVMQDDASGDLQLAASQQPETSSQKPVVVCSLGDGSITEGEVSEAFQMAVLKKLPILYFVQDNDWDISAHSKEIRAQDAREFALGFHGLETRSIDGTDFFRCYETIKEVIEIIRKERRPFLIHAKVPLLNHHTSGVRKEWYREDLEEQQKRDPFPRFRNKLIVIGFDKDELNEIEERAKKRVEEDYEQAKTAEDPRPEDLFTHDFAPTPITEEKGEREPKKELRNKDLGLGISNPNSLIPNPESKVVMVDCALFAIRELMEKHKECLLYGQDVGKRLGGVFREAATLAQKFGDERVFNTPIQEAFIVGSTVGMSAVGLKPIVEVQFADYIWPGLNQLFTEVARSCYLTNGKYPVSMILRVPVGAYGSGGPYHSSSVESIVTNIRGIKVAYPSTGADLKGLIKSAYYDPNPCVILEHKGLYWSKIKGTEDAKTVEPSEDYIIPFGKARVVQEATGNWQLATGKPPAASSQKQVTLTVITYGMGVYWAKNASKKFPNRVEIIDLRTLVPLDEKTVFESVKKHSRCLVVTEEPVPNSFAQALAGLISEKCFEYMDAPVRVIGSENLPAIPLNSTLEATMLPNADKVAKVMEELLNY; encoded by the coding sequence ATGCCGGAATCTCAAACAAATAATAAAAGAAAAATTTCTTCTGACCCGCCTGCGGAACGGGCAGGTATTCCTGAGGAAATACTTCTTCGTGCGTTTGAATTGATGTGCACGGCAAAGAGTATGACTGAGATTTACGAGAAGAATTCCCAATTTACTTCCAAATATGTTCACGCCACTTCACGCGGGCACGAAGCGGTTCAGCTTGCATTAGGATTACAGCTCAAACCGCAGGATTGGCTTTCGGCTTACTACCGCGATGATTCCATTCTTCTTGCAATTGGAATGACTCCTTACGAATTGATGTTACAGTTAATGGCAAAACGCGATGATCCGTTTTCCGGAGGAAGAACTTATTATTCTCATCCGAGTTTGAAGCGAGATGACATGCCAAAAATTCCACATCAGTCTTCCGCAACGGGAATGCAGGCAATTCCCACGACCGGTGTAGCTATGGGGATTCAATATATAGAAAAAGTAATGCAAGATGATGCTTCTGGCGACTTGCAACTTGCAGCTAGCCAGCAGCCAGAAACCAGCAGCCAGAAACCAGTAGTGGTTTGTTCGTTGGGCGATGGCTCCATCACCGAAGGAGAAGTATCAGAAGCATTTCAGATGGCGGTGTTGAAAAAATTGCCGATACTTTATTTTGTGCAGGATAATGATTGGGATATTTCCGCGCACTCAAAAGAAATCCGTGCGCAGGATGCCCGTGAGTTTGCGCTGGGGTTTCACGGTTTGGAAACACGAAGCATTGACGGGACAGATTTTTTCAGATGTTATGAAACAATAAAAGAAGTCATTGAAATCATCCGCAAAGAGCGCAGACCGTTTTTGATTCACGCGAAAGTTCCTTTGCTCAACCATCACACATCAGGCGTTCGCAAGGAATGGTACAGGGAAGATTTGGAAGAACAACAAAAGCGTGATCCGTTCCCGAGATTCAGAAATAAATTGATTGTGATTGGATTTGATAAAGATGAGTTAAATGAGATTGAAGAACGCGCAAAGAAGAGAGTAGAAGAAGATTATGAGCAAGCAAAGACTGCAGAAGACCCCCGACCTGAAGATTTATTCACGCATGATTTTGCGCCCACTCCCATCACCGAAGAAAAAGGAGAACGTGAACCGAAAAAAGAATTAAGGAATAAGGATTTAGGATTAGGGATTTCAAATCCTAATTCCTTAATCCCAAATCCTGAATCAAAAGTCGTGATGGTTGACTGCGCGCTCTTCGCCATTCGCGAGTTGATGGAGAAGCACAAAGAGTGTTTGCTCTACGGGCAAGATGTAGGAAAAAGATTGGGCGGAGTTTTCCGCGAAGCGGCAACACTGGCACAAAAATTTGGTGATGAACGGGTTTTCAATACTCCGATACAAGAAGCGTTTATTGTCGGAAGCACTGTTGGAATGAGTGCAGTTGGTTTAAAACCAATCGTTGAAGTTCAGTTCGCAGATTATATCTGGCCCGGATTAAATCAATTGTTCACAGAAGTTGCTCGCTCGTGCTATCTCACCAACGGAAAATATCCTGTGAGCATGATTCTCCGTGTTCCGGTTGGCGCGTATGGAAGCGGTGGTCCGTATCATTCTTCATCGGTGGAAAGTATTGTTACAAACATCCGCGGAATAAAAGTTGCGTATCCATCCACGGGCGCTGATTTGAAAGGGCTTATCAAATCTGCTTACTACGACCCCAACCCCTGCGTGATTCTCGAACACAAAGGACTTTACTGGAGCAAAATAAAAGGAACGGAAGATGCGAAGACGGTAGAACCTTCCGAAGACTATATTATTCCGTTTGGTAAAGCACGTGTTGTTCAAGAAGCGACTGGCAACTGGCAACTGGCAACTGGCAAACCGCCAGCAGCCAGCAGCCAGAAGCAAGTGACTCTTACTGTGATTACCTACGGCATGGGAGTTTATTGGGCGAAGAACGCTTCTAAAAAATTTCCAAACAGAGTTGAGATTATAGATTTGCGCACGCTTGTTCCGCTGGATGAAAAAACTGTTTTTGAATCGGTGAAAAAACATTCGCGCTGTTTGGTGGTGACGGAAGAACCCGTTCCTAATTCTTTCGCACAGGCGCTGGCGGGATTGATTTCAGAAAAATGTTTTGAATACATGGATGCTCCCGTGCGTGTTATCGGTTCAGAAAATCTTCCCGCCATTCCGCTGAACTCAACTCTTGAAGCCACGATGCTTCCCAATGCAGATAAAGTGGCGAAGGTGATGGAGGAGTTGTTGAATTACTAA
- a CDS encoding serine/threonine-protein phosphatase produces METQNFFILYKPKDIVSGDFYYALAHKNITSKNELFYLCAADCTGHGVPGAFMSMLGVSSLNEAILEKNISLPHEILNDMRNSIIASLNPEGSDEEAKDGMDCVLCAYDFENMQLHMAAANNPLWIVRNGELEEYKSDKMPVGKYGDTHTSFSLQTINLQKGDVVYSFTDGFADQFGGPKGKKFKYKQLEEKLLEHHNLPMEEQKKILVEIFNNWKGNMEQVDDVLVIGVRV; encoded by the coding sequence ATGGAAACCCAAAACTTTTTCATCCTTTACAAACCAAAGGACATTGTGAGCGGAGATTTTTATTATGCTCTCGCGCATAAAAACATCACCAGTAAAAATGAATTATTCTATCTCTGCGCGGCAGATTGCACTGGGCATGGTGTTCCCGGAGCGTTCATGAGCATGCTGGGTGTTTCATCGCTCAATGAAGCCATTCTTGAAAAAAATATTTCTCTGCCGCATGAAATTCTGAATGACATGCGAAACTCTATCATAGCTTCTCTTAATCCGGAGGGCAGCGATGAAGAAGCGAAAGATGGAATGGACTGTGTGCTTTGCGCTTATGATTTTGAAAATATGCAATTGCATATGGCGGCTGCAAACAACCCGCTGTGGATTGTCCGCAATGGCGAATTAGAGGAATATAAGTCTGATAAGATGCCTGTTGGAAAATATGGAGATACTCATACATCGTTTTCTCTTCAGACAATTAATTTACAGAAAGGCGATGTGGTTTACTCTTTCACTGATGGCTTTGCCGATCAGTTTGGCGGTCCGAAAGGAAAAAAGTTCAAGTATAAACAACTGGAGGAAAAACTACTTGAACATCATAATCTCCCTATGGAAGAGCAGAAGAAAATCCTCGTTGAAATATTTAATAACTGGAAAGGAAATATGGAGCAGGTTGACGATGTGTTAGTAATTGGCGTTCGAGTTTGA
- the paaJ gene encoding phenylacetate-CoA oxygenase subunit PaaJ, with amino-acid sequence MKTQKEILVILSEIPDPEIPVINIKELGVLRDVIVNGNEVEIIITPTYSGCPAMKQIQDDIISAMKKNGIENTKVKMVYHPAWTTDWITDEAKEKLKKYGIAPPEKCIKDLGLRNKDFSIPNPKSLILNRSIACPQCGSENTEMVSQFGSTACKALYKCLDCKESFDYFKCH; translated from the coding sequence ATGAAAACACAAAAAGAAATACTTGTAATTCTCTCCGAAATTCCTGATCCGGAAATTCCCGTAATCAATATTAAAGAACTAGGAGTTCTTCGTGATGTGATTGTGAATGGAAATGAAGTAGAGATTATCATCACTCCAACGTACTCAGGTTGTCCTGCGATGAAGCAGATTCAAGATGACATTATTTCTGCTATGAAAAAGAACGGAATTGAAAACACGAAAGTAAAAATGGTTTATCATCCGGCTTGGACTACCGATTGGATTACTGATGAAGCAAAAGAGAAACTTAAAAAATATGGCATTGCTCCTCCAGAAAAATGCATTAAGGATTTAGGATTAAGGAATAAGGATTTTTCAATCCCAAATCCCAAATCCTTAATCCTTAATAGGAGTATTGCCTGTCCTCAGTGCGGCTCTGAGAATACTGAAATGGTTTCACAGTTCGGTTCAACGGCTTGCAAAGCTCTTTATAAATGTTTGGATTGCAAAGAGTCGTTTGATTATTTCAAGTGCCACTGA
- a CDS encoding tetratricopeptide repeat protein yields MFTVYLSTVYCSAQQSKIDSLLLLVKKDNASPLRGNRGGLDTNKVNHLNALGWELKSSNPDTSIILLSQALTLAEKIKWEKGKANALRNIGGYNSDKGNYPEALKYYLDALKINEELNDKNGIAKTLGNIGIVYGDKGDYPKALDYYFRALKMAEELGNKNLIAIWLGNIGNVYAAQSDYPKALDHYFRSLKIREELGNKNGITIQLGNIGLVYAGQAEHTPDHSHRLELSNKALDYYFRALKMSEELGNKRGMAIRLGNIGLVYDEQGDYPKALDYYFRALKMSEELGYKELKANTLGNIGVLYTQIGIFVEAEKYLNHSLALCDSIGALDNIKDFELYLSQLYDTTGRHKLALEHYKKYIAARDSIANDENTKKQTRTEMNYEFEKKEAAAKAESDKQAAVAEAESKKQKIILWFTVCGLLFTVVFAGFIYRALRITQKQKQLIEQQKQMVEEKQNEILASIRYAKRIQDAILPKEKYIDKTFKRLMKK; encoded by the coding sequence TTGTTTACTGTTTATCTGTCTACTGTTTACTGCTCCGCTCAGCAAAGCAAGATTGATTCCCTTTTACTCTTAGTAAAAAAAGATAACGCTTCCCCCCTTCGGGGGAACAGAGGGGGGCTTGACACCAACAAAGTAAACCACCTCAACGCCCTTGGATGGGAACTGAAAAGCAGCAACCCCGATACTTCCATTATCTTATTATCACAAGCGCTTACACTTGCAGAAAAAATAAAATGGGAAAAAGGAAAAGCAAATGCATTACGAAACATAGGTGGATATAATTCAGACAAAGGTAATTACCCCGAAGCATTGAAGTATTATTTAGATGCTTTGAAAATAAATGAAGAACTGAATGATAAAAACGGTATTGCAAAAACCCTCGGCAACATCGGAATTGTCTATGGGGATAAAGGAGATTATCCCAAAGCCCTCGATTATTATTTCAGGGCATTGAAAATGGCGGAAGAACTTGGAAATAAAAACTTAATTGCAATTTGGCTCGGCAACATCGGAAATGTCTATGCTGCACAATCCGATTATCCCAAAGCATTAGACCATTATTTCAGGTCGCTGAAAATACGTGAAGAGTTAGGAAATAAAAACGGAATTACAATTCAACTCGGCAACATCGGGCTCGTCTATGCTGGACAAGCAGAACACACCCCTGACCACTCTCATAGATTGGAGTTAAGCAACAAAGCCCTTGACTATTATTTCAGGGCTCTGAAAATGTCGGAAGAACTGGGGAATAAAAGAGGAATGGCAATACGCCTCGGCAACATCGGACTTGTCTATGATGAACAAGGCGATTATCCAAAAGCGTTGGATTATTATTTCAGGGCTCTGAAAATGTCGGAAGAACTCGGATACAAAGAATTGAAGGCAAATACTCTCGGCAACATCGGTGTGCTTTATACCCAAATAGGAATATTCGTAGAAGCGGAGAAATACCTTAACCATTCGCTTGCGCTCTGCGACAGCATAGGAGCGTTGGATAATATAAAAGATTTTGAATTATATCTCTCCCAACTCTACGATACCACAGGCAGGCATAAACTTGCGCTGGAGCATTACAAAAAATACATAGCCGCGCGCGACAGCATTGCCAATGATGAAAACACCAAAAAACAAACCCGCACCGAAATGAACTACGAGTTTGAGAAGAAAGAAGCAGCGGCAAAAGCAGAGAGTGATAAACAAGCAGCCGTAGCAGAAGCAGAAAGTAAAAAGCAAAAGATAATCCTTTGGTTTACGGTTTGCGGTTTACTGTTTACGGTTGTGTTCGCAGGTTTTATTTATCGCGCCTTGCGCATCACGCAAAAGCAGAAACAACTAATCGAACAGCAAAAGCAAATGGTGGAAGAAAAACAAAATGAAATACTTGCCAGCATCCGCTATGCCAAGCGCATTCAGGATGCAATATTGCCGAAGGAAAAATATATTGATAAAACCTTTAAGCGGTTAATGAAAAAATAA